In one Fusarium falciforme chromosome 5, complete sequence genomic region, the following are encoded:
- a CDS encoding Transcription initiation factor TFIID subunit 8, whose translation MTPKRSLSPADEQQPDPKRPRIHDEHPEDTNPDETGPRAIGSVIPNPHYQARAGLQRSIAMVLKHDGFDSASPEALESFTAMVETYLEGMIDAAKSLALAARREHPIATDFEHALRRHNISISSLKPHLRPPIPQKQIVPSFADVLPEDQDAYTTLPLLGEELSGQPDKDEKDYVPSSFPDFPSKHTYKFTPQEDSNIRDPKRIREDAARTAQQGEDALRRLVRASKMRKQKEVKLLVERDVHGKERFRLWESTMKRFMAAEGQGEHTDQMEIADHSMIVNGEALFSRKEVPRAGKRSATLASKKAL comes from the exons ATGACGCCAAAGCGAAGCCTCTCCCCAGCCGACGAGCAGCAACCCGATCCAAAGCGGCCCCGAATTCACGATGAACATCCCGAAGACACAAATCCCGATGAGACGGGGCCAAGAGCAATCGGATCCGTGATACCGAACCCGCACTACCAGGCCCGAGCTGGTCTCCAACGCTCGATCGCCATGGTTCTCAAGCATGACGGCTTTGACTCGGCAAGCCCTGAGGCGCTGGAGAGCTTTACCGCAATGGTGGAGACGT ATCTCGAGGGTATGATCGATGCTGCCAAAAGTCTAGCCCTGGCTGCACGTCGCGAACACCCCATCGCAACCGACTTTGAACACGCGCTACGACGGCACAATATCAGTATTTCATCATTGAAGCCTCACCTGAGACCACCGATCCCCCAAAAACAAATCGTTCCCAGCTTCGCCGATGTGCTCCCCGAAGACCAAGACGCCTACACCACACTACCGCTCCTGGGCGAAGAATTGAGCGGACAGCCGGACAAAGACGAGAAAGATTACGTTCCATCATCGTTCCCAGACTTCCCCAGCAAACACACATACAAGTTTACGCCACAGGAGGATTCCAACATTCGCGACCCTAAGAGAATCCGGGAAGACGCCGCAAGGACAGCTCAGCAGGGCGAAGATGCACTTCGCCGCCTGGTACGAGCATCCAAAATGCGAAAACAAAAAGAAGTCAAGCTGCTGGTTGAGCGCGATGTTCATGGGAAGGAGCGGTTCCGTCTATGGGAATCGACAATGAAACGGTTCATGGCCGCGGAAGGCCAGGGGGAGCATACTGATCAGATGGAGATTGCGGACCACAGCATGATTGTCAATGGCGAGGCCCTTTTCTCTCGCAAAGAAGTTCCCAGAGCAGGGAAACGGTCGGCTACCTTGGCAAGCAAGAAGGCGTTGTAA
- a CDS encoding Serine hydroxymethyltransferase — MSLAGVRGTSRVLRGIARPVAVTTTCTRASSSLSLESQQQLLSAHLGKADPTVFDIIEKEKKRQKHFINLIPSENFTSQAVLDALGSVMQNKYSEGYPGARYYGGNEFIDQSERLCQQRALETFSLDPKSWGVNVQVLADSDLQALSGAPANLYVYSALLNTHDRLMGLDLPHGGHLSHGYQTPTKKISAVSKYFETVPYRLDESTGYIDYNKLEELATIYRPKIIVAGASAYSRLIDYQRMREICDKVNAYLLADVAHISGLIAAKAVPGPFSYADIVTTTSHKSLRGPRGALIFYRKGVRKQNPKTKEDILYDLEGPINNSVFPGHQGGPHNHTITALAVALKQAQTPEFQVYQTQVLKNAKAFARRLSEPKGNGGLGYTLVSGGTDNHLVLADLKPQGIDGSRVERVLELVGVAANKNTVPGDRSALVPGGLRMGTPAMTTRGFNEDDFVRVADVVDRAVAITSRIDKAARKAAEEKGEKNPGKLKNFMEYLGNGETQSEIVQLRSEVADWVGTYPLPWDSS, encoded by the exons ATGTCTCTTGCTGGCGTGAGAGGTACCTCGCGTGTCCTGCGCGGCATCGCGAGGCCTGTTGCAGTTACCACAACGTGCACGCGAGCGTCGTCCTCCTTGAGTCTCGAGAGCCAGCAGCAG CTACTCTCAGCCCACCTTGGCAAGGCTGACCCCACCGTCTTCGACATCATCGAAAAG GAGAAGAAACGCCAGAAGCACTTCATTAACCTTATCCCCTCCGAGAACTTCACTTCGCAAGCTGTTCTCGATGCTCTTGGCAGTGTGATGCAAA ACAAATATTCGGAAGGCTATCCGGGTGCTCGATACTATGGCGGCAACGAGTTCATTGACCAATCCGAACGTCTATGTCAACAGCGCGCTCTCGAAACGTTCAGCCTTGATCCCAAATCATGGGGTGTGAATGTCCAAG TTCTTGCTGACTCCGATCTTCAAGCTCTCTCCGGTGCTCCCGCAAACCTCTACGTCTACTCCGCCTTGTTGAACACGCACGATCGATTGATGGGCCTTGACCTACCTCATGGTGGCCATCTGTCACATGGCTATCAGACACCAACCAAGAAGATTTCGGCTGTTTCAAAATATTTCGAAACGGTGCCCTACCGATTGGACGAGTCAACTGGATACATCGACTACAACAAGCTCGAAGAACTAGCAACCATCTACCGACCCAAGATTATCGTGGCCGGCGCAAGTGCCTATAGCCGACTGATCGATTATCAGCGCATGCGAGAAATCTGCGACAAGGTCAACGCTTACCTACTCGCCGATGTCGCCCATATCTCCGGCCTAATAGCAGCCAAGGCTGTCCCAGGCCCCTTCTCTTACGCAGACATTGTCACAACCACCAGCCACAAGAGCTtacgaggtcctcgaggagcACTGATCTTCTACCGGAAAGGCGTTCGGAAACAAaaccccaagaccaaggaagaTATTCTTTACGACCTCGAGGGCCCCATCAACAACTCCGTATTTCCCGGTCACCAAGGTGGCCCTCACAACCACACTATCACAGCCCTCGCCGTGGCTTTGAAGCAGGCGCAAACCCCCGAATTCCAGGTGTATCAGACTCAGGTACTAAAGAACGCAAAGGCTTTTGCCCGGCGATTGAGCGAGCCCAAGGGCAATGGTGGTCTAGGCTACACTCTTGTCAGCGGAGGCACTGATAACcacttggtcttggccgaCCTTAAGCCCCAGGGCATTGATGGCAGTCGAGTTGAGCGTGTGCTAGAGTTGGTCGGTGTTGCTGCCAACAAAAACACTGTCCCGGGAGATCGGTCAGCGTTGGTCCCCGGTGGCCTCCGCATGGGCACGCCAGCCATGACCACTCGCGGCTTCAACGAGGATGACTTTGTCCGTGTTGCGGATGTCGTGGATCGTGCCGTCGCCATCACTTCTCGGATTGATAAGGCGGCCCGAAAGGCAGCGGAGGAGAAGGGTGAGAAGAACCCAGGCAAGCTAAAGAACTTCATGGAGTATCTCGGCAACGGCGAGACGCAGTCCGAGATTGTGCAGCTACGGAGCGAGGTTGCAGACTGGGTCGGCACATACCCCCTGCCGTGGGAttcatcttga